The Syngnathoides biaculeatus isolate LvHL_M chromosome 16, ASM1980259v1, whole genome shotgun sequence DNA segment aaacaagcGACCGTTCGGGCGTCATTTCGGCGTGAGCTGATGAGGCTCCGCCCCCTGAGATTGCGGCCATGTGACCAGATGTGATCCTTTCATCTCATCTGACGAtagcgagccccccccccccccccacggggGCTGTGCTAAATGGATCATCAGCGGCCAGTTTCCCCACtcaagagagacagagagaggaagacccccccccgcccgtcAGATCACGTGACCCTCATCCGGAAACGGAttcccagatttttttcaaatttaatccCTCGGCTTTCTATTCTTAGCACGTGCGTGGCGGCTTCCTTTGCGTGCGTGTGGACTTCCTGTTCCTGCCACGTCCCTCGTTCTTCGGTTCAGGCAGCAAAGTGCACTTTGTTCCCGTTCCTTTGTTGGTGTCTTCAAGTTTTTGCGGAGAAGCCGTCAGCGCTCGAAGTTGGGCTGCTTTCAGCCAAAAGCACCAATTTCTGACCAgaatgggtggggggggggggggacgacgacaCCGACTTGAATGctgtttttgaaatgatttcttgATTTCATATACATGTAAATGGAATCCTGGAGAACAACCAAGAAGCCCAAAGTCGGCAGTTCTCCAAATTAGGAGTATTTATTTGTTCCATTTGCtgagatttattattatttattcattttgtctGCAACCATCTGGATACGTTTTCAGCCaagagaagcttttttttttttttttttaaaaaatcatctttttatgtcacctcagaaaaaaaaaaaaaagcatcctggATTTGGACTCAGATGCCGTCCACACCGCAGgaggagaaaatgaaaagataaGCAGGCACCTTCCACGAAAGAACCTGATCCCAGATGCCTGAAAAAGTCCATTTTGAGTCCCGCGTGGCGAAAGTCAAAGTTCAGAGACGTCGTCAGTCCACTTTGGCTTTTTCCTGCACTGCAGAACACGACTGAATGTTTTCGAAAGAGAAAGAATGAAAACGGTTCACAGAACGAACGCGAGACGTCCTCCGAAGGTCCTCGCGCCGAGCTCGTCCACGGCGCCGCAAAAGGCGAGTAGCGTTTCTTTTGTCCTTTTCAAGGCAAACAGCAAACATTCTCCAGCCAGCCAGCGAGCGCCGCCGTCTGCGTCAAAGAGCTTCCGGCTGATGTTGCAAAGAAACGGGGCCTCggtgcgccgccgccgccgccgccgtctgctcAAATGCGCGTCAAAGAGCTTCCGGCTGATGTTGCAAAGAAACGGGGCCTCGGTGCCTCGCCTCCTCGCCTCGGGAATACCTCCACACCGAAGAAACGAGTTCGGCCGTACGGGGCCGCGGTCGCCGCGTTCAGAACAAGCCGAGCCCACGATCCGCCACGGATTGCGTCCGTTTAGGAAGGTGGCGAGCGGTACGCGGCGGGATGTCCGTCGTACTCTGCGGCTCACCGGTCGCGTGGTTTCAATCTGCCCTTTCTGCCCCCGTGTCAGCCAATCACGTCGTACGTTCTGCCAGTTCCCTCCTTCCCGGCCGGACCTGCCCTCCGCGGTCTAAGGAACGTCGCACCGCAACCGGCCCATCTTCAAAGGCTGATCCTCGCGACGGTGAAGTGAGCTGCGCTGCGTCCTGCGCCCGCCACAGTTGACCACTTTTGCAACTTTTCTGGAGGTTCTGCGCTTTGCACTCGCATCGGCGCTGGTTAATGCTGCGCAATACTGCAAGACCCtagaaatattatattatattcttAGAAAAGCGCCCTAAATGTATTTGGTGGCTGTTCCGACGCCGGcgtggagctcattgagcttctgcgctttgtcttttgtgtggTCACTTCTCAGCGGTCAAAGGTCAAACATCAAATGGCGGCCACATTTGGACAAATATGAAAGATTTACATCACGCATGGCAACATGCAATCTACAAAACAAACCACGTAAGTTACTGTCCCggagcttgactttttttttttagttttgtacttttttacaTCTTGTCAAGCCCACTTCCAAAATAAAATCCGTTGCATCACAGCGCCATCTAGTGGTGGATCGGACTCGTGACGCATCAGCACGGCCGacataaacaaatatatatatatatattttttttttttagcgctaTCCCAAAGTGTTCATTGAAGATTCTTCCAAATTAGCTCCCGTTTGAACGTTAAAAGTGCACTggaggtgtgtgtgggggggggggggtgtcatatTTCATATTCCAATAATGAGTTTATTCAAAGTAGCAGGAGAGCCATATGTCGATGAGAAAGCGAAGAACAATTAATTTagttccaaaaatatttgacttttgcTTTGTCTCGACTGTCCGTTCGTGTTCGTCGAGGAGGTTGAGAAACAAAATGGAGCGAGGCCTgcatccgtgacgtcacctcatTCAAGCGACTCTGCAAATCCAGAACTAAACCCTGAAGCTTGtgcggccaccagggggcgccgCCTCTCCACTTTTTCGGCGCAGGTGCTTCACCTGCTTTGCGGCTCGCGTCAAGCTACAGCGTCGGAAATAAACGATTGCCTTCACATTAAAAGCACGCCTCCGGTGACCCCGCAGAACGTGACgttttcatccaaaaaaaaaaaaaaaaaaaaaatcactgcgcAGTTACTTGGATGAATACAACGAACGTATTCAACTCCCCTTACGTGCGCTTGTATTCCAAATTACGCCGCTGAACCCACTGACTGAGGTCAAATTTAGAAGCACTTGGAAACGTCCTGAagttttgtccaaaaaaatgcatcatttcGCAATTTGAATGCTTAACAGCATTAAAACAAGTGCAACTATAAGTCAATTTTGACGGTCGGCCCAGATGGTACGCGGACGTTTCAGGAACCGGACGGACGGAGGCGTCATCGTGGcccttgttttcatttgaaatgtcttCACCGGAACAGGATCAGGATCAGGATGCCGCTTTTCGGGACCAAGTCGGCGACGGCAACAAGTTGGCCGGCAACGCAACAACGAGGCGGCCCGTCCGTCCGCTTTGATTCCAAATCCTTTCGGTTATTTTTCGGGCTTCGAATGGACGCGTTCGTTCGGCTACGAGGCGGACTCTAGGCCGACCCTAGGTTagaccaccttttttttttttttttttttttttaagtcgccCTGGGGGTCGCATTGCTGTttgttttcgtttgtttgttttgcgtccatttttttttttttccctaaaaaggATTTCAACATGTCGAGGAGCGCGGAGGAGGTGAACAAGCTGACTGAAAGTACATACAAGGTGGGTTCGGGTGAGCGTCGCGCACGCCCGAGTGGCAACAGGTGTGCCCAGGCGaatcatttcaatatgattgacAGTGACGAAGCCAAGATGGCCCTGCGTCATCGCGGAAAAACGAGCACAACTGGTGCAGTCTTCCGCCGATAGGGCGACGGACGGTGAACTTTGACTTTTTGAACTCGCGGAATGGCGCAGCAGTTGGAGCTGACGTCGATCGATCGTCACGTTCATTGACGACTATTTTGACAGTCAATTCACTTGAACGTCAAGCGAAGACGATCCCACGTGGCCGTCAAACCGGTAGAAAACGCGCTTTTGAAGTTCGCTTCTTAAAGCTCCGTCTCGAAACGCCAAAGATACTCACGGGCGGGCGGAGCGGTTTCGGTTCCGTTCAGTGCTCCGTGCGTTGCGTGGAGATCCGAGTCCAGCGCCGACTGTCGCGGTCGCAAGTTTTGCAGTTTTACTTTCCTTCATTGGGCCGTTTCCATCATTTTCCGAGTTCTGGCTTTGGGCGCGCGCCCGGCCCGCCCGAGGCCCAACTGACGAATTGACCTTTCCggtggcgatcttaagctccgccccctcagccaaaatggcgactgaagtGGATTTTccgtcgcgtattccagataatattgacagagaggtctcaactatttcacgcaaggatacgtacacggaattcacattttggacggagcaggacgcattgTCGGAGTTACAGCCAAACTCAGGCGATCGATGCTAAAAAGttcgacgcctcacaaacttccaAGGATCAAATtgtgcgcgtgtaaagcagggtgagtactttttgacttggaaagatcaccagtAATATCAATGAAGTCTTTACAAGTCAGTTAGGTTTGAGTTTCCCCATATTTAAAcaccagaggaaaaaaatggactcgGTTCCGGCTCGTCGTGGAAccaacccagtgctctgtctgcAAAGTCCGACGTGATCCAAATTGGCAAATCGACACTTGCCTCGcgtgacgtggcgcatttacggATCACTAAGCCGACTTCGTTCGGCAGGTCAGCGATATGCTAACAAAGCGAAAGTTGTTCCGCTGCCATGTGTAAAGCACGGcgaataattcaatcaaactcagagaagttactcgTCCCTCAGGACagtgtttgttgatgttgtgcGCGCGCTCCTCCGGAAGCCTTAACCCATCGGAGCCACTTCCTCAAGTGTGTTgcaggctttggaaaatgaatcaagctagCAGGATATTTTTCACGGGaactgcacgttccccaagtgcatctgggGACCAATTTTCTTCGGAACATGAACTTTTccgagcgcacgctactgacaccCAGCGTAGTTTGTGGGACAACGcgactatctgattggctactaTCGTACGAGCGATCGACAGGTCGCAAAGGTGCGTCGGCGTCAGCTGAGGCTGCGGGCCTGGAGGCGCCGGTCCGGTTCCGAGGAGGTCGTTGCGGCTCGGCCGGCGGTGCCTTCTCGACGTGCCAAAGTCGTCGTGACTGAATCGAAAGATTTGGCAATAGCACACGATTGAGAGATTTCGCGATAACGAGTCAAGCGGTCGATCGATCACTGTGAGCGTTGCTACTTCCCGCTGGGGCGAGTGCATTTCAACAACCCACCAAGAAAGAACGGTCGCGGCGTCGGCTTGAACGGacttaatgggggggggggggtcccgtCGGGCTCACTAGTCACTGGGGTCGGTCTGTCTAGGAAAACCCCGCCCCCCGTTGTCATGCCATGTGTGACTTTTCTGGTTGAAAATGATCCAGAATGTTCTGGATGGATCAACTCCGCCGGTTGTGCAAGTTGCGGGATTCGTCTCCGGGTCCCCCAAAACGGACCAACTTGACGTGATTGACGCATCGGTTCGCTGCTTCAAATGGCGTGCACTGGACACGAGAAGAAAACATTTGCCGCTCAAGacttttctcttctcttctttgACCTCTGACCTCAGAATGTGATGGACCAGTTCAACCCGGGTTTGAGGAACTTGGTCAACCTGGGAAAGAACTACGAGAAATCTGTGGCAGGTGAGCATTTTGACATCTGCCAGAGAGGACCGAGGTAGAAGTTACGAGTAGGATGAACATTTGTTGCCTTTTTCATAAACGGTGGCGTAGCAATTTGCGGCAAAAACTGTATTTCTATTTCCCCAGCGATGACCCTGGCGGGAAGATTGTATTTCGACGCCATGGCTAAAATCGGGGAGAGTGCCGTGTTGTCTCCCGTCTCCAGAGAATTGGGTAAGCCCACCGGTCGCTCCGTCTCGGTTCTTTGGCTCAGGAGGGGAGTGCCGCGTGGCAACCTTTCCACGGGGGTCCCGTCGCTTGCCCGCAATCCGCTGCGGCGTCCGGAAAAATCTTCTTCTCCGAAGCGCCCGTCGGCCCTTCCCTGTCAAAATGTCAGCGCCGACCCATTTCAAGAGTAGGCCCTCGCTGCGTTTCCTTTGCGATGGCGACGTTCATAACGTCAGTGTCGCCGCCGTCTTGAACGCGGCAAAGTCGAGCGATTCATTTGCCGCTGCACGTTTCGCGCGTGCGTAATGTCGTCCGTTCCCCCGCTTCGTTTTCCACTAACCGTTCCCGCTTGGGTTGTCGGTCCCTGCCGAGCCGACTCGTCCTGCGAGTAGAACATCGTAGCGAAGTCGAGGTAGGCCCGTACCGCTCCGATGAGGACTGCGCCTCCCTCGCCCTCGGAAGGTTCTGAGGGGCCAAAGACGGGGGAAGCTGAGAACGACGCCCGGGATCGAACGGAAGGGCGCCGTGCGAGTCCATTGTGGATCGTCGTCACAGGCAAACCACCTCCAGGAAATTGCGACTCCGGATGTGGAGCAGAGTCCGAGCGCACGGAAATCACAAACGACGTAAACGCGCATCCCGGGAAGGAAAGCCGGCGCGTTCCGGGATCGGGCGAGGCCTCCGGCTCAGAAACCCGAGCTCGAGTGACGCGTAGCCGGCCGGAAAGGGGACACCGCGGCGAGATATCCGAAGACCGCTTGCGCTCTCGCTTGGCTTCCGTTTGCCCGCCTTCTCCTCGCGTCGTCCTCGTCTGCTGCcagagttcctttttttttttttttgttgtttttttttcctaacacttCCGACTTGCTTCCCTCCCCCAGCCGGACCCTGAACTAGAATCCATTATCCGGGTGTCGGGTTTGAGGCCAGTACCGCTAAGATGATACAGTGCATTCTGGGATGCTGCTCGGCCTCTGATTTTGGGGGTCGGGGTTCGTTCccctgtcgtcgtcgtcgtaaaACTTCAGCCTCAACGTGCGCCCGCTCGCCGTCTCGGCTCCGTTTGATTATTCCAAGAGTCGGCGGTCCAGTTTTTCCGGTTTGCgttctttttcctttcctcGGCGGCGTTTGGCGGTTCGGAGACGAGAGCGTTTGGCCGGCGTCGCCGAACGTCCTCGCGTGATTTAAGACGCCGCGCCGACGAGGACAAATGAACGTTTGCGGCTCCCGTGAGGTCAATCAATGAGATGGATCAGCAATTTATTTCAGTCTTCATGCAGTAAATCCAAACGCATTTCATTCCTGCACGATTTCTACAttgaaagtcatttttattgttaggTGACATTCCCGTTTCTAGAGATGAtgaattttgtttatttgccCCCGCCAATCAGCATCACACACGCACGCTCGGATCCGTCAACTTTTCCACTCGTTgcgttttgcctttttttcttttttctgcgTTTCGGAGCAAATTTGCTGAATTGTGAGACGTGGCGCTACttgaactttttctttggcttttctgCTTTCCCGGCCAGGGACGGCGCTGATTGGGATCTCGGAAGTCCACCGCAAAGTTTTCCTGGAGTGGGACGACAACGTGAGTACAAGATCTGGTCCGGAGAGCAGCCTGACGGTTGCGGTCCGACGTGATTGCTCAATTCAAATGGATCACATCTTCGCTCTTAGTGAAATTTTGTCAAACATATTTCCagacgagcaaaaaaaaaaaaaaaaaaaacattgggtgCCTGATAGCGTCGGACTAGAGCGGAAAGGAACGGGTTTGACTAcatttgggcggggggggggggcggcggggggcaGTAATTCTCCCCCGAACGACGACAACTGAGGAAGGgcaaaccccacccccacctcgccCCCCTTTTTGACGCGAGCGCCACTCTGGCTCGCTGATTCCATTTTTCAACCAGAGGCAGAAAGTCGCGAGGGCGTCCGCGTCGCGGGCGGGTTCTGAGTCAGCGCATCCGTTGACGTCACCCAAACGGACAGGCGGCGTTTGGGCGGAAGCGCTCGGCGTCGCATCCGAAGAGGAGAAGGAAGGGGAAGCGGTCCGTGGGCGTTCCCGCGTTTCGGCGCCGCGACTCATCGATAGGCGCAACCTTTGAACCGCGCGAACGGACCCGACGGCGTCCGAACGAACGCGCTCCTCTTTCTCGGCGGAGAAGCCAGCGCGGCTTCACATTTCTGACTgttgctttcttcttcttctcttgttTTTCCCGTGGTCCCGAAGTTGAAGAGGTTCCACAGGGAGATTGTGACCGAGCTGGAGAGGAAGACCGACATGGATGTCAAGTACATGACGGTCAGTAGTTTTGCACTTTTGCGCGCGGATGCCGTAAATCCTGCCCATCCGCGTTGAATGTTCCGTTTTGCATCCAAATCTGCTTCcagatgtgaaaaatgtataatttctcGCTGCGTTTAGGCGGACAGGCGCCATTTGGGCAGAACTATAGCCCCGCCCACCGGCAGGCTCGTTCCGTGTCGCGTTTCCCAGAAacgtttcccaaaaaaaaaaaaaaacagctgccgTCCTCAAACGCGACGACGACTTCTCGTTGCCTCGAGAGGACTTAAAAGTCGGTCGCAGAAATCGGACTTCTTTCAACCGCATCGTGCGTCACAGTGGTCGCGTCGCGGTGCGTGATGGGGTCGGTCGACGGCTTCCTCAGCGAAGGAAGTGTTGAGATGAGATGAGGTGATTGCATCGTCTGCTTTTGCCATGAAACAGTTTTTCTCTCGATATCCTGATCGATAGAAACTTGGAGTACGTCACGCGCGCATCAAATGAACGCGTGCGTCAGAAATTCTGGAAAAACGGAGCGGAACATTTTTGGCCGTCAAACAAAGGCAACTTTGCCTCGAGATTGCTCGATTCCCGTCGTGCTTCTTTCCAGGCCACGTTTAAAAGGTACCAGATGGAGCACAGGATGAAGCAGGACTCTGTGGAGAAGTCGCAGGCGGACCTGAAGAGGCTGAGGAGGAAGAGCCAGGGCAAGAACGCCAACAAGTACGAGAACAAAGAGAGCGAGGTGAGACGCCGACACGAGACGGGTCCGGGGATAAAAAGCGCCGGCGCGGTCTGgcggatgacgacgacgacggcggccgcGCGAGGATCCCGCTGGCGTCGCCAAACGGCAAATATCGACGGCGACGGTTTTTGGCTCGCTTTGGCGTGTCGGTCGGTCGGGAGTTTGGCCGTCCGTGCCCGAGTCAGGAAGCGACGCCGTACCGGTGTTAGTGAAGGCCGCCGAGGAATTGATGCGGTTCGGCTTCCCAGCCAGGGTGCCGGAGACCATCCAGGTTATTGTTATGGAAATATGTTGCGATTGCCCAGCCGCAAAGCGTAAAGTCGCCGATGAAGTTTCTCGCGGAGACGCAAGTCGACTTGCTTTTGCAACTGCACGTGCGCCTCAAAATGTGAGGTGCTGCCGAGACGCTCGAAAGGTCTTCCAAAATTTTGACTGGCAAATCTTTTGCTCGACGGAAAATCTCGTTAGCCGGGACGAATGATTTTACATGTCCGCAGACGTTATCTGAAGCGCCGTCTGGCAGAGGGGGCGTCCCGCCCCTTTCGCGAGAGCCGCCCGCTGGCCGAGTGCGATTACGCcgttgaaaaagaaaactgttTGGCCGTAAAGGGTCTGGACGGCGAGATAAGACGGCCGCGGCGACCGCGTGAGCGTCCGGTACCTGCGACCCGCTGGGTGACGGGGGGGTGTCGTGTATACagaccaccccaccccacccccccccccctcgccccgaCGCCCGgaatgtgcagaaaaatcaaGAGGATGCAAAGGCCGCTTTGAAGTTGTTTCGTTTTCATTTAGTCAAGGCGTCTGTTTTTAAGAAGGCAAATTTGGACTTGTTTCCCGGCAGAATCGACCGACCGCAGCAAGCAGTAATAAGCGCTAATAAGAACTTGATATCATATGTTTGCACGCATGCTTCTGACACTTGAGAATTATCTGAACCAATGTTGTGACTATTTTAACCGTAAATTGTTTTCTTTGGATACGTGCAGCGGCCCTACTAAATCAAAACaatatctctctttttttttttttttttttttttttttgggtagtaGTCATAAATGAAGCACAAAGGACGCGGTGACACGagcccgacccccccccccccccccgtaactTGCCGTTTGTGTGCGTTCAGTGCGTGGAGACGCTGACGAGCCGGCAAATGGACATGCAGCTGTTCGTGGCCGACGGCTGCCGCGAGGCGCTGACGGAGGAGAGGAGGCGCTTCTGCTTCCTGGTGGAcaaacactgcaacttttcCCACCAGATCGCGTCCTTCCACCACAAGGttacgcgcacgcacgcacggccTACATTtgcaaattcctttttttttttttttttttaaatctcatgaGAATTTGCAACACGTGCagcgagggatttttttttttttttttttttttttcccccaggccAGAGACATCCTGATGGCGAAGCTGAACAGCTGGCAGGACCGGTGCAACGACGCCGCCGACATGCCCGAGAGCGTCGTGTCCATGATCGAGGGGCTGCGCACGCCCATCTCCGTCACGCCGCTGCCCTCGCCCACGCCCTCGCGCCGCAGTTTGGTACGCCTCCGCCGGGGCAAACTGTCGCAAGCGCTAACGTTTGCCTGC contains these protein-coding regions:
- the LOC133514017 gene encoding brain-specific angiogenesis inhibitor 1-associated protein 2-like protein 1 isoform X1, whose protein sequence is MSRSAEEVNKLTESTYKNVMDQFNPGLRNLVNLGKNYEKSVAAMTLAGRLYFDAMAKIGESAVLSPVSRELGTALIGISEVHRKVFLEWDDNLKRFHREIVTELERKTDMDVKYMTATFKRYQMEHRMKQDSVEKSQADLKRLRRKSQGKNANKYENKESECVETLTSRQMDMQLFVADGCREALTEERRRFCFLVDKHCNFSHQIASFHHKARDILMAKLNSWQDRCNDAADMPESVVSMIEGLRTPISVTPLPSPTPSRRSLNVSAPPAPSQKAHVSPLVNMFTPDDRSAAAAAAGYNNVAAHDSGGESNLARSVSVATGLNKAAVKRPRVRTIFPHAGGNGDTLLGFEQGDVIVLLIPEEKDGWMYGEMEKDGKRGWFPSSYCRAIPEPPPAHADGAAAAPYRSRSVVDLHRQDSETDEATMILPPEDYADGPRLAAGAVSSSSSHLRTTKQTNGTSRPTPAFLAGGNPFSTVRLRPTVTDDRSAPLI
- the LOC133514017 gene encoding brain-specific angiogenesis inhibitor 1-associated protein 2-like protein 1 isoform X2, producing MDQFNPGLRNLVNLGKNYEKSVAAMTLAGRLYFDAMAKIGESAVLSPVSRELGTALIGISEVHRKVFLEWDDNLKRFHREIVTELERKTDMDVKYMTATFKRYQMEHRMKQDSVEKSQADLKRLRRKSQGKNANKYENKESECVETLTSRQMDMQLFVADGCREALTEERRRFCFLVDKHCNFSHQIASFHHKARDILMAKLNSWQDRCNDAADMPESVVSMIEGLRTPISVTPLPSPTPSRRSLNVSAPPAPSQKAHVSPLVNMFTPDDRSAAAAAAGYNNVAAHDSGGESNLARSVSVATGLNKAAVKRPRVRTIFPHAGGNGDTLLGFEQGDVIVLLIPEEKDGWMYGEMEKDGKRGWFPSSYCRAIPEPPPAHADGAAAAPYRSRSVVDLHRQDSETDEATMILPPEDYADGPRLAAGAVSSSSSHLRTTKQTNGTSRPTPAFLAGGNPFSTVRLRPTVTDDRSAPLI